The sequence ACAGCCGCGCGCGGAATTTGCACTTTGCCGCCAAACAAGTGGTCGATGACTTTAACGGTGTCTTTCCAAGCACCCGCCTAGCCTTAGAAACCCTCAAAGGCGTAGGCCGCAGCACCGCCGCTGCTATTGCTGCGTTTTCATTTCAAAAGCGCGAGGCCATTTTAGATGGCAACGTCAAACGCGTACTGTGTCGGATGTTTGAATTAGAAGGCCTACCCACCGATAAAAAATTTGAAGCCAGCCTTTGGGCCTTAGCCGAAAGCCTTTTACCCGAGGCCGAGCACATGGCTACTTATACTCAAGGCTTGATGGACTTAGGCGCCACCGTGTGTAAACGCAGTAAGCCCTTATGCGGTGACTGCCCGATGCAAACGCTATGTTTGGCACATCAACACGACCAAACCGAACGGCTGCCCTTAAAAAAGCCCAAGCAAATCGCCCCCATTAAACCGCTGTACTGGCTCATCCTCAGCCACCCTGAGGCCGACCTATTGCTACACAAGCGGCCCGAAAAAGGCATTTGGGGCGGCCTATATTGCGTGCCCACGTTTGACACGCTGGCCGAATTGATCGAGTTTTGCCACGGCATAGGCGTGGATTTTGCCGACTTAGAGGAACAAGCACCCCTCAACCACAGACTAACCCATTTTCAACTGGTGATTACACCATTTGCCTTTCACAGCCCCCAAACGCGGCCAGAATGCCCTGAGCATTTATGGGCAACAACAGCCACACTGGCGGACTTAGGCATGCCCAAACCTTTATTAAATTATTTAAAACAGCAGCACCGTTAGCGGTTATTTCACACTAAGTCTGTGTTTAACCCCTTATTTAGCGGTACAATAAGCCATCATTAACAGGATTAAGCGCACCATGGTCTCCGTTGTTCGTAGCGTTGCCGACACCCTCAAAGATGCTCAACATCCAGAAGCTTGGATCGAAGCCATCACAGCAGGCCTTTCCGAAAAAGACAGCCAACTCATTCGGAAGGCGTTCTCGTGGGCACAACAACACTACCCCGGCCACCATACGTCCTTACTCAAAGAAGAGCTGTTTCATCATGTGATGGGCGCCGCCACCATCGTCGCAGAGCTTGACCTCTTACCCGATGCCATTGCCGCGACCTTGCTGTGCGTCATCCCCATTGTCGACAATGATTGGCAAGCATCTTTATCACCCCACTTTCCCCCCAGCCTGATCAACCTCATCGCCGGCATTAACCAAGTGGAACGCCTCACCGAGCTGGCCAGCGTAGATCAGTTAGATTCGCCGGAAGAGCGCCAAAAACAAGCCGAGACCATGCGTAAAATGCTGTTGGCCATGGTGACCGACATCCGCGTGGTGTTGATTAAGCTGGCGCTGCGCACCCAAACCATGCATGCCCTGGCCAAGGTCAACAACCCTGAGCTGGTGCAGCGCATCGCCAAGGAAACCCTAGATCTGTTTGCGCCGCTAGCCAACCGCCTGGGGGTATGGCAAATCAAATGGGAGTTGGAAGACTTAGGCTTTCGCTATCAGTCACCGCAAGAATACAGCCGCATCGCCAAACTATTAGATGAAAAGCGCACCGAGCGCTTGGAATACATCGATCGGGTTTTAGAAACCGTTCAGGCCGAATTAAAAAAAGTCGGCATTCACGCCGAAGTAGCCGGCCGACCCAAGCACATCTATTCGATTTACAAAAAAATGCGCCAGAAGAAGCTGGATTTCGAACACCTCTACGACATTCGAGCGGTGCGCATTTTGGTCGACACCATTCCTGAGTGCTACACCGCCTTAGGCATCATCCACGGCATGTGGCAACCCATATCGGGCGAATTTGACGACTATATCTCCCACCCGAAAGCCAACGATTACCGCAGCCTGCACACCGTCGTTGTGGGGCCAGAAAATAAAGGCGTCGAAGTACAAATCCGCACCTTCGACATGCATGAGTTTGCCGAATTCGGCGTAGCCGCCCACTGGCGCTACAAAGAAGGCGGTAAAGGCGACAGCGAGTATGAGCAAAAAATCGCGTGGCTACGTCAGCTTTTAGACTGGCGCGAAAGCATGGCGGACTCAGACAAAGATGATTTAGCCGATGCCTTTAAAACCGAGCTATTCAGCGACACCATTTATGTTCTGACGCCCAAGGGGCGCGTGCTGTCCTTGCCACACGGCGCCACGCCGATCGACTTCGCCTATGCACTGCATACCGACATCGGCAACCGCTGTCGCGGCGCCAAGGTAGAAGGCCAAATCGTACCGCTATCCACTCCTCTGGAAAACGGGCAGCGCGTAGAAATCATCGCCGCCAAAGAAGGAGGCCCTTCGGTTAGCTGGCTATACGATGGCTGGGTGAAAAGCAATAAGGCCATTAACAAAATTCGCCTGTCAATACGGCAACAAAACGGCGAAACCATCCGTGAAACGGGTAAAGGCCTACTCGATCGAGAGCTCAACAAGCTCAACGTCAAGCCCAGCATTCAATCACTATGCGAGCGCCTCGGCTACCACAAACCAGATGAACTGTATCAAGCCTTGGGCCATGGTGAAGTATCGCCGCGGGCCATCAGCAAGGCCGCTGGCCAGCTCAAGCAAGAGGCCATCAAAAGCGTTACCGAAGAAAGCATCGTCAAAAAGAGCAAGGCTCAAGACAACCCCAACGGCATCCTGGTCGACGGTGTGGGTAATCTGATGACGGTGTTGGCTAAATGCTGTAAACCTGCCCCGCCCGATCAAATCATGGGCTTTGTCACCAAGGGTCGCGGCATTTCCATCCACCGCCATAACTGCCCAGCCTATGTCAATATGGCCAGCCAGGCACCAGAGAAGGTCGTTTCCGCCTCTTGGGGCAACGCTCAGCAAGGCGTGTTCCCGGTAGACATCGAGCTGACCGCCCGCGACCGCAGCGGCTTATTACGCGATGTTTCGGATGCATTCTCCCGCAATAAGATCAACGTCACCGCAGTGCAAACGCAGTCTAAAGACCATTTAGCCAATATGCGCTTTACGGTTGAGGTAAAACAGGTCGACGACTTACCCAAAGTCATTGCAGCACTGTCTGACGTCAAGGGCGTCATCAACGTTTACCGACTGTAAATCCAAACCAAAACCAAAAACCACGGCATTAAGCCGTGGTTTTTTATATGGCCTACGACAGCGGCCGACCAGCCGTCTCTCGCACTAAAAGTAGCCCACCGAGGCTTAACACACCGGTGACGATTAAATAAAACGCTGGCGCATTCGGGCTACCGGTTAATTGAATCAAACCCGTGGCAATCATCTGCGCAAACCCACCAAACAGCATCACACCCAAGCTATACACTAGGGACAAGCCCGTTGCACGGACGTGAGCAGGAAAAATTTCCGCACATAGCACCACGCTAGGCCCACTGTTGAGCGCCAAAAAAATGGACAAAATCAGCACCGCCCACAGCAAAACCGCCACCGTTGCGGTATCGCTAATCCACGCAAACATAGGATAGATCAACAAAATCAACGGCACGCGCGCCCAAAACACCACTTTTTTACGCCCTACTCGATCGCTGAGCATGCCAGCAAACGGAATCAACAACAGCTGAACGCCAGCGGCCAGAAAAGCCGCCCAGATACTGCTAGAAAACGGCAGCTTTAACACGCTGATGGCGTAATTCATCATATAGTTCAACACAATAAAATTAGCCACGGTACCGCCCATGGTGATAAGTACGCCAGCCAGCAATAGGCGCGAGTGGTCGCGAAATAAAACGCCTAGGCTGCTGTGTTCTTTATGCCCATCCGCCGGCCGGGTTTCTGGCAAAGAACGCCGAATGTATAAGGCAAACGGCACCACGGCCAAACCCAAGAACATGGCCAAGCGCCAGCCCCAACTGGCCAACTGAGCATCACTCAAAAGACTCCCCAGCACTAAGCCCACCAGAGCGCCCAACATCGTGCTTAAGGCTTGACCAAACAGCTGCCAACTGCCGTAAAAACCTCGACTATGGTCGTCGGCATACTCCATCAACATCGTGGTCGACGCCCCTAGTTCTCCGCCAATGGCAAATCCTTGAATCAAACGCCCCAGCACAATCAAAATCGGCGCCGCCAAGCCAATTTGCGCATAAGTAGGCGTCACCACAAAAATCAGCGTGCCCGCGCCCATCAGCATCAGCGTCAAAAACATGGCGGGGCGGCGCCCATGCCGATCGGCATACAGCCCAATGACCAAAGCCCCTAAAGGCCGCGTCAAGAATCCCACGCCGAAGGTGGCAAACGTCAACATGAGTTTGACAAAGTCACTCTCACCTGGAAAGTATAGCGTGCCAATCAATACGGCAAACACGCTGTAAATAGCAAAATCGTAAAACTCAATGGCGTTACCGATGGTAATGCCAGCAATGGTCTTGACGCGCGTTTTACGATCATGATGCTTGGCTAAAGTGGCCATCAGCCTTCTCCCTTATGATGTATGAACCTAGGCCACGGGTAAAAACCGCTCGACCAAGCGCACCCAGTAGGTGGCCGCAATCGGCAACAGCGCATCGTTAAAATCATAGCTAGGATTGTGAACCGAACAGCCATGCGTGCCCTCACGGCCATTACCGATCAACAAATAGGCACCTGGGCACGCTTCGAGATAAAACGCAAAGTCCTCGCTGCCGGTCAAAGGCTGTAAATCAGGAATCAAAGCCTCGGCGCCAAAATGGGCCACTGCAACTTCACGAGCCAAGTCTGTGCAGGCTACATCGTTCACCAAGACTGGATAGGTGTGATCATAATCAATCACGGCGCTGGCCCCAAAGCTAGCGGCCTGCTGCTGCACCACCGTTTTAATGCGCTCTTCCAAGAGCGTACGCACTTCTGGGTTTAAAGCGCGCACGCTCAGCTTCATGTCGGCATGGTCGGGCACCACATTATTGGTTTTACCCGCCTGAATGCTGCCCACCGTGATCACTGCGGTATCCAATGGATTAACATTGCGCGCCACAATACTTTGCAAAGCCATGACAATGCTGGCCGCCACGACCACAGGATCGATCGATAAATGCGGCATGGCACCATGACCACCCTGGCCTTGAATCCGAATGGCCACGTTGTCGGACGAAGCCATCATTGGCCCGGCTCGAAAACCAAAATGCCCTTCAGGAAACCCTGGCATATTGTGATAGCCAAAAATGGCGTCGCAAGGAAACAAAGCAAACAAACCGTCGTCCATCATTTTTTTGGCGCCGCCCATGCCTTCTTCCGCGGGCTGAAAAATGAGGTTCAGCGTACCGCTAAACGGCTTGTGTTCGGCTAAGTACTTAGCAGCCGCCAGCAGACTGGCCGTATGCCCATCATGACCACAGGCATGCATTTGACCCTCGTGTACGCTGGCATAAGGCAGACCGGTAGCCTCGGTAATCGGCAGCGCATCCATATCGGCCCGTAGGCCCAAGCGTGGGCCTGCCCCGTTCAGCAACTGCCCCACCACGCCTGTACCGCCTAGGCCACGGTGGACGGTATAGCCCCACTGAGTCAGCTTTTCCGCCACCAAGTCACTGGTTAAGAACTCTTCATAACCCAATTCTGGGTGCTGATGAATCTGCTGCCGAATAGCCGTCATTTCAGGGGTAGACGCCCAAATTTCCGGTACAATGTATTCCTTGGCCATGGTAATGCTCCTTTTATGCGTATGAAGTTTTGCTCATTGATGACACAAACAGAAGGGCAGCAAACTCAGGCGGCAACTGAACCCTTTCGCTTTTATAAAGAATCAGTATGAGCCAGACTCGGCATGCCTTTATAAACAGTTATCATATTCAGCCAATTAAAGCCATGCACCTAGAGGATTACCGTTATACTAGCTATAACAAATACATAAAAACCACACAAAAAAACACTTTACGAAGCCGCTAACAAATCCAGCTTTTAACGTCCACAACCACAATGTACCCTCCTGACGCGCAAAATATTGCTAAATCCATTCAAATTAAGCGCCTATCGCCCGAAACAGCAATTGACAGGGTGTGCAAACTACTCTAAAATCGACAACTTTCTAGTATTTAATAGATGGATCATTCCATGAAAACCTTTTCAGCTAAACCGCATGAAGTACAACGCGATTGGTTTGTAGTGGACGCTCAAGACAAAGTCTTGGGTCGTGTTGCTGCAGAAATTGCTCGCCGTTTGCGCGGCAAACATAAGCCAGAATTCACACCTCACGTGGATACTGGTGATTACATCGTTGTGATTAACGCCGACAAACTGCGCGTTACCGGTAACAAAAACCTAAACAAGATTTACTACCGTCACTCTGGCTACCCTGGTGGTATCTACGAGCGTAACTTTAACGAAATGCAAGAGAAATTCCCTGAGCGCGTTTTAGAAAAAGCGGTTAAAGGTATGCTTCCTAAAGGTCCTTTAGGTTACGCCATGATCAAAAAACTTAAGGTATACGCTGGTGAAGAGCATCCTCA comes from Neisseriaceae bacterium CLB008 and encodes:
- the mutY gene encoding A/G-specific adenine glycosylase — protein: MTNPIPHPFTERLIAWQKTAGRHGLPWQVSDPYRVWLSEVMLQQTQVVTVLDYYPRFLAAFPTVAALAAAPQDDVLALWAGLGYYSRARNLHFAAKQVVDDFNGVFPSTRLALETLKGVGRSTAAAIAAFSFQKREAILDGNVKRVLCRMFELEGLPTDKKFEASLWALAESLLPEAEHMATYTQGLMDLGATVCKRSKPLCGDCPMQTLCLAHQHDQTERLPLKKPKQIAPIKPLYWLILSHPEADLLLHKRPEKGIWGGLYCVPTFDTLAELIEFCHGIGVDFADLEEQAPLNHRLTHFQLVITPFAFHSPQTRPECPEHLWATTATLADLGMPKPLLNYLKQQHR
- a CDS encoding bifunctional (p)ppGpp synthetase/guanosine-3',5'-bis(diphosphate) 3'-pyrophosphohydrolase, encoding MVSVVRSVADTLKDAQHPEAWIEAITAGLSEKDSQLIRKAFSWAQQHYPGHHTSLLKEELFHHVMGAATIVAELDLLPDAIAATLLCVIPIVDNDWQASLSPHFPPSLINLIAGINQVERLTELASVDQLDSPEERQKQAETMRKMLLAMVTDIRVVLIKLALRTQTMHALAKVNNPELVQRIAKETLDLFAPLANRLGVWQIKWELEDLGFRYQSPQEYSRIAKLLDEKRTERLEYIDRVLETVQAELKKVGIHAEVAGRPKHIYSIYKKMRQKKLDFEHLYDIRAVRILVDTIPECYTALGIIHGMWQPISGEFDDYISHPKANDYRSLHTVVVGPENKGVEVQIRTFDMHEFAEFGVAAHWRYKEGGKGDSEYEQKIAWLRQLLDWRESMADSDKDDLADAFKTELFSDTIYVLTPKGRVLSLPHGATPIDFAYALHTDIGNRCRGAKVEGQIVPLSTPLENGQRVEIIAAKEGGPSVSWLYDGWVKSNKAINKIRLSIRQQNGETIRETGKGLLDRELNKLNVKPSIQSLCERLGYHKPDELYQALGHGEVSPRAISKAAGQLKQEAIKSVTEESIVKKSKAQDNPNGILVDGVGNLMTVLAKCCKPAPPDQIMGFVTKGRGISIHRHNCPAYVNMASQAPEKVVSASWGNAQQGVFPVDIELTARDRSGLLRDVSDAFSRNKINVTAVQTQSKDHLANMRFTVEVKQVDDLPKVIAALSDVKGVINVYRL
- a CDS encoding MFS transporter, coding for MATLAKHHDRKTRVKTIAGITIGNAIEFYDFAIYSVFAVLIGTLYFPGESDFVKLMLTFATFGVGFLTRPLGALVIGLYADRHGRRPAMFLTLMLMGAGTLIFVVTPTYAQIGLAAPILIVLGRLIQGFAIGGELGASTTMLMEYADDHSRGFYGSWQLFGQALSTMLGALVGLVLGSLLSDAQLASWGWRLAMFLGLAVVPFALYIRRSLPETRPADGHKEHSSLGVLFRDHSRLLLAGVLITMGGTVANFIVLNYMMNYAISVLKLPFSSSIWAAFLAAGVQLLLIPFAGMLSDRVGRKKVVFWARVPLILLIYPMFAWISDTATVAVLLWAVLILSIFLALNSGPSVVLCAEIFPAHVRATGLSLVYSLGVMLFGGFAQMIATGLIQLTGSPNAPAFYLIVTGVLSLGGLLLVRETAGRPLS
- a CDS encoding M20 aminoacylase family protein, whose amino-acid sequence is MAKEYIVPEIWASTPEMTAIRQQIHQHPELGYEEFLTSDLVAEKLTQWGYTVHRGLGGTGVVGQLLNGAGPRLGLRADMDALPITEATGLPYASVHEGQMHACGHDGHTASLLAAAKYLAEHKPFSGTLNLIFQPAEEGMGGAKKMMDDGLFALFPCDAIFGYHNMPGFPEGHFGFRAGPMMASSDNVAIRIQGQGGHGAMPHLSIDPVVVAASIVMALQSIVARNVNPLDTAVITVGSIQAGKTNNVVPDHADMKLSVRALNPEVRTLLEERIKTVVQQQAASFGASAVIDYDHTYPVLVNDVACTDLAREVAVAHFGAEALIPDLQPLTGSEDFAFYLEACPGAYLLIGNGREGTHGCSVHNPSYDFNDALLPIAATYWVRLVERFLPVA
- the rplM gene encoding 50S ribosomal protein L13, with the translated sequence MKTFSAKPHEVQRDWFVVDAQDKVLGRVAAEIARRLRGKHKPEFTPHVDTGDYIVVINADKLRVTGNKNLNKIYYRHSGYPGGIYERNFNEMQEKFPERVLEKAVKGMLPKGPLGYAMIKKLKVYAGEEHPHTAQQPKVLDI